A single genomic interval of Lathyrus oleraceus cultivar Zhongwan6 chromosome 7, CAAS_Psat_ZW6_1.0, whole genome shotgun sequence harbors:
- the LOC127106673 gene encoding uncharacterized protein LOC127106673 isoform X2, producing the protein MSIVTGDRYLEKLVKFVEEEAGHLIEGTLVLKLNPAGLHYVQSRLEALHEVESLLVGAPVDYLRAYVSDLGDHRALEQLRRILRLLTSLKVVSVLPPPVRDPTPLSFLPFGRLKVLELRGCDLSTSAAKGLLELRHTLEKIICHNSTDALRHVFASRITEIKDSPQWNRLSFVSCACNGLVLMDESLQLLPAVETLDLSRNKFAKVDNLHHCTKLKHLDLGFNHLRTFAPFTQVSCHIVKLVLRNNALTTLRGIENLKSLEGLDVSYNIISNFSELEFLVGLLYLKSLWLEGNPLCCARWYRAHVFSFFAYPERLKLDEKEINATDFWTRQIIIASMHKQPASFGIYVPAKDEAIVEGGNNRRRKVYRVASIESEGEITSICSDPESQSCVNETQNNEDPNLFDDEAEIADLMNKVEHMKKERSILWLREFRDWMNISSEKSAEIEKKGRGKSHHQKDNFFRNSANQEQHGEVSRYASDSILASGDESSLNILEYDSSFADMSAWFHRQQYFDYRGSLGNASGASLSDLGGVDLERFKAFFSLQGINTPLSQSKNSHSDTIATQGADLRTENVNLSPLTTIGDVNGSRSSSICPTSPPHFQEDLLHRRHNLVEEILQLSADSFSVATSDSNTSCSVVDCTEFEPPVPVVDSPPCKNNVNGGVDGLTSPNQHEEDYCSPRQGIIHIGKNDICSVGSSSDQTSKQWSMDFAGDGNGESTLSASQQTDLFEKRKIRKKAKKRVISIFEDNVDINACGHEQEQMHQGQVSGNLREESGVDDFTEFSWRTCSTLENDELIIMYFNTNIADSEAKEVCSHCIRCNCILQMETNYKEREVAVLLTNHNKLYVLLINVASDGSGALLRVLSCHKTEEVREVLVGMGLQVLRVNFEGGKTYLFVTRSIELSRELLCTIHVFDSCDGNARCSLRRSRLSCLAIKYVVVQISAYTSMQWCLSVVRMAIKNHGCQDRCL; encoded by the exons ATGTCGATTGTCACCGGAGATCGGTATTTGGAGAAACTCGTAAAGTTTGTCGAGGAAGAGGCCGGTCATCTCATTGAAGGAACCTTGGTCTTGAAGCTAAATCCCGCAGGGCTTCACTACGTTCAATCCAGGCTCGAGGCGTTGCATGAGGTAGAGAGTCTCCTCGTCGGAGCCCCGGTCGACTACCTTCGAGCCTATGTCTCCGACCTCGGCGACCACCGCGCGCTTGAGCAACTCCGGAGGATCCTTCGCCTCCTCACCTCGCTTAAGGTGGTTTCGGTGTTGCCACCTCCCGTTAGAGATCCCACGCCCTTGTCGTTTTTGCCGTTTGGGCGGTTGAAGGTTCTTGAACTCCGGGGATGCGACTTGTCAACTTCTGCCGCCAAAGGCTTGCTCGAGCTCAGGCATACTCTCGAGAAGATTATTTGTCATAATTCTACT GATGCTCTGCGGCATGTGTTTGCTAGTAGGATAACAGAGATAAAGGATTCTCCTCAATGGAACCGGTTATCGTTTGTGTCTTGTGCATGTAATGGTTTGGTTCTCATGGACGAGTCTTTGCAGCTTCTTCCTGCAGTGGAAACACTTGATCTTAGCAGGAACAAGTTTGCAAAGGTTGATAATCTGCATCATTGTACCAAATTGAAGCATTTGGACCTTGGTTTCAATCACCTCAGAACATTTGCTCCCTTCACCCAG GTCTCCTGTCATATTGTTAAACTTGTTTTAAGGAACAATGCTCTAACTACTTTGCGAGGAATTGAGAATTTGAAGTCACTCGAAGGACTTGATGTTTCCTACAATATTATTTCAAATTTTTCAGAGCTTGAGTTTCTTGTGGGCCTTTTGTATCTAAAAAGCTTGTGGTTGGAAGGAAATCCTTTATGTTGTGCCCGATGGTATAGGGCACATGTATTCAGTTTCTTCGCCTACCCAGAAAGG TTAAAGTTAGACGAGAAGGAAATTAATGCTACAGATTTTTGGACGAGACAAATAATTATTGCCAGTATGCATAAGCAACCTGCCAGCTTTGGGATTTATGTACCTGCCAAGGATGAGGCTATAGTGGAAGGTGGAAATAATAGAAGG AGAAAGGTCTATCGTGTTGCCAGCATTGAGAGTGAAGGAGAGATCACTAGTATATGTTCTGATCCGGAGTCTCAATCATGCGTGAATGAAACTCAAAATAACGAGGATCCTAATTTATTTGACGATGAAGCTGAAATAGCAGATTTAATGAATAAAGTTGAACACATGAAGAAAGAGCGTTCTATTCTATGGTTGCGGGAATTTAGAGACTGGATGAATATTTCTTCTGAGAAATCGGCAGAAATTGAGAAAAAGGGAAGAGGTAAATCACACCATCAGAAAGATAATTTCTTCAGAAACAGTGCAAATCAGGAGCAACATGGTGAAGTCTCGAGATATGCATCAGACTCTATTCTAGCTTCAGGTGATGAAAGTAGCTTGAATATTTTAGAATATGACAGTTCTTTTGCAGATATGTCTGCTTGGTTTCATAGACAGCAATACTTTGACTACAGAGGATCTCTTGGTAATGCTAGTGGGGCCTCTCTTTCTGACTTAGGGGGAGTGGATTTGGAACGTTTCAAAGCTTTTTTTTCACTTCAGGGAATTAATACACCCCTCTCACAATCTAAAAATTCTCATTCTGACACCATTGCCACCCAAGGAGCAGATTTAAGGACTGAAAATGTCAACTTATCTCCATTGACAACTATTGGTGATGTAAATGGGTCTCGGTCATCATCTATATGTCCCACATCTCCTCCTCACTTTCAAGAAGACCTTCTTCATCGCCGCCATAACTTGGTGGAGGAAATTTTGCAACTGTCGGCTGATTCCTTTTCAGTGGCGACTTCTGATAGTAACACAAGCTGTAGTGTGGTTGATTGCACCGAATTTGAACCACCAGTTCCTGTAGTTGATAGTCCCCCATGCAAAAATAATGTGAATGGGGGTGTTGATGGACTTACATCTCCAAATCAACACGAGGAAGATTATTGCAGCCCTAGACAAGGAATTATTCACATAGGGAAAAATGACATTTGTTCAGTTGGTTCATCTAGTGACCAAACTTCTAAGCAGTGGTCAATGGATTTTGCTGGCGACGGCAATGGTGAGAGTACACTTTCTGCTAGCCAACAAACTGATTTGTTCGAGAAAAGAAAGATCAGAAAAAAAGCCAAGAAGAGAGTGATTTCAATATTTGAAGATAATGTAGACATCAATGCATGTGGTCACGAACAAGAGCAGATGCACCAAGGACAGGTTTCTGGAAATTTAAGGGAAGAATCAGGTGTTGATGATTTCACTGAATTTAGTTGGCGTACTTGCTCTACCCTAGAGAATGATGAGCTTATCATCATGTATTTCAATACAAATATTGCTGATTCTGAAGCCAAGGAAGTCTGTAGTCATTGCATCCGTTGTAATTGCATACTTCAAATGGAGACAAACTATAAAGAAAG GGAAGTTGCAGTGTTGCTGACCAACCATAATAAGCTCTATGTGCTGCTAATCAATGTTGCTTCTGATGGATCAG GGGCACTATTGAGAGTCTTGAGTTGCCACAAAACGGAAGAAGTTCGGGAGGTGCTTGTTGGAATGGGCCTTCAGGTGTTAAG GGTAAATTTTGAGGGTGGTAAAACGTACCTGTTTGTAACAAGAAGCATTGAATTGTCAAGAGAGTTACTATGTACCATACATGTGTTTGATTCATGTGATGGAAATGCTAGATGCTCATTAAGAAG GTCCAGGTTGAGTTGTTTAGCCATCAAATATGTGGTGGTTCAAATTTCAGCATATACCAGTATGCAATGGTGCTTATCTGTTGTAAGAATGGCAATC AAGAATCATGGCTGTCAAGATCGCTGTTTGTGA
- the LOC127106673 gene encoding uncharacterized protein LOC127106673 isoform X1, with protein MSIVTGDRYLEKLVKFVEEEAGHLIEGTLVLKLNPAGLHYVQSRLEALHEVESLLVGAPVDYLRAYVSDLGDHRALEQLRRILRLLTSLKVVSVLPPPVRDPTPLSFLPFGRLKVLELRGCDLSTSAAKGLLELRHTLEKIICHNSTDALRHVFASRITEIKDSPQWNRLSFVSCACNGLVLMDESLQLLPAVETLDLSRNKFAKVDNLHHCTKLKHLDLGFNHLRTFAPFTQVSCHIVKLVLRNNALTTLRGIENLKSLEGLDVSYNIISNFSELEFLVGLLYLKSLWLEGNPLCCARWYRAHVFSFFAYPERLKLDEKEINATDFWTRQIIIASMHKQPASFGIYVPAKDEAIVEGGNNRRRKVYRVASIESEGEITSICSDPESQSCVNETQNNEDPNLFDDEAEIADLMNKVEHMKKERSILWLREFRDWMNISSEKSAEIEKKGRGKSHHQKDNFFRNSANQEQHGEVSRYASDSILASGDESSLNILEYDSSFADMSAWFHRQQYFDYRGSLGNASGASLSDLGGVDLERFKAFFSLQGINTPLSQSKNSHSDTIATQGADLRTENVNLSPLTTIGDVNGSRSSSICPTSPPHFQEDLLHRRHNLVEEILQLSADSFSVATSDSNTSCSVVDCTEFEPPVPVVDSPPCKNNVNGGVDGLTSPNQHEEDYCSPRQGIIHIGKNDICSVGSSSDQTSKQWSMDFAGDGNGESTLSASQQTDLFEKRKIRKKAKKRVISIFEDNVDINACGHEQEQMHQGQVSGNLREESGVDDFTEFSWRTCSTLENDELIIMYFNTNIADSEAKEVCSHCIRCNCILQMETNYKEREVAVLLTNHNKLYVLLINVASDGSGALLRVLSCHKTEEVREVLVGMGLQVLRVNFEGGKTYLFVTRSIELSRELLCTIHVFDSCDGNARCSLRSLEQVQVELFSHQICGGSNFSIYQYAMVLICCKNGNQESWLSRSLFVIGGYVLLCIEDIKQLYSFSSDAAVSPYYRIDSCCSIADITEMVIGVGDSYCVTLSLKCSLTDFYPSTRMNLVTVSHGDTALGSLKLKLRWFSKDNLLQFVSLVKAFHAEKTGSPLVVRCTS; from the exons ATGTCGATTGTCACCGGAGATCGGTATTTGGAGAAACTCGTAAAGTTTGTCGAGGAAGAGGCCGGTCATCTCATTGAAGGAACCTTGGTCTTGAAGCTAAATCCCGCAGGGCTTCACTACGTTCAATCCAGGCTCGAGGCGTTGCATGAGGTAGAGAGTCTCCTCGTCGGAGCCCCGGTCGACTACCTTCGAGCCTATGTCTCCGACCTCGGCGACCACCGCGCGCTTGAGCAACTCCGGAGGATCCTTCGCCTCCTCACCTCGCTTAAGGTGGTTTCGGTGTTGCCACCTCCCGTTAGAGATCCCACGCCCTTGTCGTTTTTGCCGTTTGGGCGGTTGAAGGTTCTTGAACTCCGGGGATGCGACTTGTCAACTTCTGCCGCCAAAGGCTTGCTCGAGCTCAGGCATACTCTCGAGAAGATTATTTGTCATAATTCTACT GATGCTCTGCGGCATGTGTTTGCTAGTAGGATAACAGAGATAAAGGATTCTCCTCAATGGAACCGGTTATCGTTTGTGTCTTGTGCATGTAATGGTTTGGTTCTCATGGACGAGTCTTTGCAGCTTCTTCCTGCAGTGGAAACACTTGATCTTAGCAGGAACAAGTTTGCAAAGGTTGATAATCTGCATCATTGTACCAAATTGAAGCATTTGGACCTTGGTTTCAATCACCTCAGAACATTTGCTCCCTTCACCCAG GTCTCCTGTCATATTGTTAAACTTGTTTTAAGGAACAATGCTCTAACTACTTTGCGAGGAATTGAGAATTTGAAGTCACTCGAAGGACTTGATGTTTCCTACAATATTATTTCAAATTTTTCAGAGCTTGAGTTTCTTGTGGGCCTTTTGTATCTAAAAAGCTTGTGGTTGGAAGGAAATCCTTTATGTTGTGCCCGATGGTATAGGGCACATGTATTCAGTTTCTTCGCCTACCCAGAAAGG TTAAAGTTAGACGAGAAGGAAATTAATGCTACAGATTTTTGGACGAGACAAATAATTATTGCCAGTATGCATAAGCAACCTGCCAGCTTTGGGATTTATGTACCTGCCAAGGATGAGGCTATAGTGGAAGGTGGAAATAATAGAAGG AGAAAGGTCTATCGTGTTGCCAGCATTGAGAGTGAAGGAGAGATCACTAGTATATGTTCTGATCCGGAGTCTCAATCATGCGTGAATGAAACTCAAAATAACGAGGATCCTAATTTATTTGACGATGAAGCTGAAATAGCAGATTTAATGAATAAAGTTGAACACATGAAGAAAGAGCGTTCTATTCTATGGTTGCGGGAATTTAGAGACTGGATGAATATTTCTTCTGAGAAATCGGCAGAAATTGAGAAAAAGGGAAGAGGTAAATCACACCATCAGAAAGATAATTTCTTCAGAAACAGTGCAAATCAGGAGCAACATGGTGAAGTCTCGAGATATGCATCAGACTCTATTCTAGCTTCAGGTGATGAAAGTAGCTTGAATATTTTAGAATATGACAGTTCTTTTGCAGATATGTCTGCTTGGTTTCATAGACAGCAATACTTTGACTACAGAGGATCTCTTGGTAATGCTAGTGGGGCCTCTCTTTCTGACTTAGGGGGAGTGGATTTGGAACGTTTCAAAGCTTTTTTTTCACTTCAGGGAATTAATACACCCCTCTCACAATCTAAAAATTCTCATTCTGACACCATTGCCACCCAAGGAGCAGATTTAAGGACTGAAAATGTCAACTTATCTCCATTGACAACTATTGGTGATGTAAATGGGTCTCGGTCATCATCTATATGTCCCACATCTCCTCCTCACTTTCAAGAAGACCTTCTTCATCGCCGCCATAACTTGGTGGAGGAAATTTTGCAACTGTCGGCTGATTCCTTTTCAGTGGCGACTTCTGATAGTAACACAAGCTGTAGTGTGGTTGATTGCACCGAATTTGAACCACCAGTTCCTGTAGTTGATAGTCCCCCATGCAAAAATAATGTGAATGGGGGTGTTGATGGACTTACATCTCCAAATCAACACGAGGAAGATTATTGCAGCCCTAGACAAGGAATTATTCACATAGGGAAAAATGACATTTGTTCAGTTGGTTCATCTAGTGACCAAACTTCTAAGCAGTGGTCAATGGATTTTGCTGGCGACGGCAATGGTGAGAGTACACTTTCTGCTAGCCAACAAACTGATTTGTTCGAGAAAAGAAAGATCAGAAAAAAAGCCAAGAAGAGAGTGATTTCAATATTTGAAGATAATGTAGACATCAATGCATGTGGTCACGAACAAGAGCAGATGCACCAAGGACAGGTTTCTGGAAATTTAAGGGAAGAATCAGGTGTTGATGATTTCACTGAATTTAGTTGGCGTACTTGCTCTACCCTAGAGAATGATGAGCTTATCATCATGTATTTCAATACAAATATTGCTGATTCTGAAGCCAAGGAAGTCTGTAGTCATTGCATCCGTTGTAATTGCATACTTCAAATGGAGACAAACTATAAAGAAAG GGAAGTTGCAGTGTTGCTGACCAACCATAATAAGCTCTATGTGCTGCTAATCAATGTTGCTTCTGATGGATCAG GGGCACTATTGAGAGTCTTGAGTTGCCACAAAACGGAAGAAGTTCGGGAGGTGCTTGTTGGAATGGGCCTTCAGGTGTTAAG GGTAAATTTTGAGGGTGGTAAAACGTACCTGTTTGTAACAAGAAGCATTGAATTGTCAAGAGAGTTACTATGTACCATACATGTGTTTGATTCATGTGATGGAAATGCTAGATGCTCATTAAGAAG TTTGGAGCAGGTCCAGGTTGAGTTGTTTAGCCATCAAATATGTGGTGGTTCAAATTTCAGCATATACCAGTATGCAATGGTGCTTATCTGTTGTAAGAATGGCAATC AAGAATCATGGCTGTCAAGATCGCTGTTTGTGATAGGAGGTTATGTACTTTTATGCATTGAAGATATCAAGCAACTGTATTCATTTTCATCAGATGCCGCTGTGTCTCCATATTACAGAATCGATTCATGTTGCTCCATTGCTGACATTACTGAGATG GTGATTGGGGTTGGTGATAGCTACTGTGTTACTTTAAGTCTGAAATGTTCTTTGACAGACTTTTATCCCTCTACCCGAATGAACCTTGTAACGGTCAGTCATGGAGACACAGCCCTAGGCTCTCTGAAATTAAAGCTTCGGTGGTTCTCCAAAGATAACCTTTTGCAGTTTGTGTCTTTGGTGAAGGCATTCCATGCTGAAAAAACGGGGTCGCCTTTGGTAGTGAGATGTACATCGTAa